The following nucleotide sequence is from SAR324 cluster bacterium.
GGCTGGGCGTTGATCTTTGCCCCAATTGGATACTATATAACCACAGCTTTGCAGTGGCAGAACTGGTCCGTGGTCGTGCTGATCGAGCAATTGCTTGCGTTACCGCATGGCCCACTCAAATTGTTGGTCATTCTCTCATCACCGCTGGTTGGACTTGCGGTGCATTCAGTCAAGGCAATTGGCTGGATCAGCTTCATGCTTTATTGTGGAGCAACCATCTTCGTAAACTTTTACATTGCCTACTCTTCCGAGGTGGTGACCAATTTTTCAGCTAGTCTCTACTCACTGACCGGGGCCCTGGCTATTCTGGTATACTTGGTCAGAAAAGAAATCATGGCTCCGTACTTCAATCCAAAGATGCGATGGTGGGAATCTGCAGAACGCTTTCCCTTCAAGCTGGATGTCCTTCTAAAAAGTGAGCGAGGTGAGGAAAAAATCAGTTCCAGAACCTTTGATATTTCCGTTTCGGGTTGCTTCTTGACTACGGATTTAGAGTACCAAACTGGTCAGAAAATCGATCTCAACATTAAGCTTATAGATCCAGTTGATCTCCAAGCCGAAGTGGTCTGGGTCTGTCCTGGCAATGAGAATGTTCCAAAAGGAATTGGCATTCGATTCATCAGCAATCTCAAGGAGATCACAACTCAGGTGGACCGATTCAAAGAGAAGTACAGCAAAGCGGAGCGTTTTCCATTCCAGCTGGATGCAGAAATTCAGCAAAGTGGTGGTACAGAGCAAATCAACGCCAAAACTTTTGATATCTCTGTCTCCGGGTGCTTTTTGATCACAGATCATCCGTACGAGGCCGGACAGCAACTGGAACTGAATCTCAAGCTTCTTGAGCCGATCAACCTCACAGCTCAAGTTATCTGGATCTCAGCAGGTGACGCAAAAATTCCCCAAGGAATCGGCGTTAAGTTCACAAGTCATTTGGATGAAGTCAGCATGATGGTCACAAGATTCAAAAAAAACTACGGCCCTACGGTTCCAGAGAAAAAGATGTCTGCCTCACCAGTATAACCTGCCATCTTTACAGACAATTTCGAGCCAGCACACAGTGCAGGCTCTTCCAGCCTTTGCCTTCCCAATACTTTGAATCTTCACAGGTAATCCTCAATTCCGTCCGTTGAAACCGGAATCACTCGCCAGGGTGGTTGATCTGGTTGAATAGCATGTGCTTGGAGTTGACCGATCACTTCCTCACGTAAGGTTTTATCAGCCTGCATTGTGGTGATGAACTGCTCAACTGGGCAAGCTTCAGTAAGGTTGGCAAGTTTGCAGACGCGTTGAAAGACTTCTCCCTGGCTGACCGTCTTGAATTGTCGGGCTTGAGCAGAAATGGCTGCAAGACCTGCAGGCTGAGACCCCTCCCAAGCCAATACTCCCGCACGGGCTGCATAGCCAAAAACAGGACCAGTCGGGACTACTAATTGGTGTTCAACCCCCTGCATTTCGACGTAGTCATAAGCGACCCCAATCCCCTCTGTCTTGTGCATGTGGAGGAGGAGTTGCTCATCCAGCCAAACGACCTTCAACTCCATGATCGTTCCCAATGATGGGAAAGCTGTGCAAGGTATTGCTCCGTAGTAGCTGACCAATGCCGTGTGCACCACATCACAATCATGCAATCGAGCTGATGTGACGGGTACGATTGCTTCCGAACCAAACTTGTGGAGTAGTTGATATGGAGCGCGGTTTGAACCAACAGCTAGTACGGGCGTTCTTCCAACAAGCAGAGGTTCAGCCTGAACTAGGTTGCCCTCCTCTAAGTCACGTTGATCGAGTTGAAACAGCCTTCCCTTCGCTAACAAATAGCTACCTTCAGGCGCCTTGTATGGATAGAGAAGAGCACGTTCGAGCTCACTAAGTTCCCCAAGATATGCTCGTGAGCCTGCTGGCTCAAAATCATTTTTCAATTTTATGGCTCAATAGTAGAGGGATAGCCAATTGATATGCTGCGATTCTCAATCAAAAATTCGTCATACATGGTGCTCAGCAAAAAAATTACCCCAAAGTAAAAAAGTTGTTTTGGTTAGACACTTTGCTGCATTCAACCTAAGAAGAGTTTTCAAACAATACTTAAGGATTGACCTGGGAGGACTTATCACTGAAATTTCTAACAAATTTTTGAATCATTGAACCCATCATGTCTGGGATGTAGATTACAGACGAGTGGTTCAACAGTTGAATTTGAAACTTATTTGAGAAATCAAAAAGATATTTACTTGAAGAATTAACATGAATTCAAAGTACAAAATTCTAGTTTACTTTTTATTTGCAATTATTGTTTTACTGTTCTTAGGGGGGGCAACATTTGATCTTAACACGTTGCTGATCACAGGTTCAGTAGCAGCTTTAGGAATCCTTTTTGTGTTACCAATGAAAGAAGACACTGAAGAGTAGATGGTTCAGCATCAATTTGCATGAGTTGAAGTTTCGCTTTCTTTTCTTACTGATCAAATTCTCGAAGTTTACCAGGGAAATAGTTAGAATTAGAAGCAAACCAAATTGCAATCCTCACTCACTCATCTGTGGTATGTCTGGCGTACAGGGTTGTCTTGAAAGTAATTTTTATTTTCACGACCAACTGCCCGCTCCCATTCTAAAACTTCTTCAACGCCCATTGCTTGATTTGGAGCAGATTCCATGATGAATGAGCAGTTTTCTGGCTCGACACCAGAAACTAGTATTGCAGATTCTTTCTCAGTAATGTGAGATTCGTGTTGTAAATCAGCAGCATAATAGTGGATGTCAAAACCAATTCTTGGATAATCGGTTTTGTTCGGGCCACTAGCATGAACAGATTGAAAGCTGTGTAGGCTCATCTCGCCAGGTTGCAATCTTAAATCTACCGCCTCATTGGTAAAATCAGCGATCTTCTCACTGATAACAATATGCTGTCCACGACTTAACATATTCTCATTTGAGGGCTTAAATTCATGTGCAGA
It contains:
- a CDS encoding PilZ domain-containing protein — translated: MIRNQVKKPLIIQLVGWALIFAPIGYYITTALQWQNWSVVVLIEQLLALPHGPLKLLVILSSPLVGLAVHSVKAIGWISFMLYCGATIFVNFYIAYSSEVVTNFSASLYSLTGALAILVYLVRKEIMAPYFNPKMRWWESAERFPFKLDVLLKSERGEEKISSRTFDISVSGCFLTTDLEYQTGQKIDLNIKLIDPVDLQAEVVWVCPGNENVPKGIGIRFISNLKEITTQVDRFKEKYSKAERFPFQLDAEIQQSGGTEQINAKTFDISVSGCFLITDHPYEAGQQLELNLKLLEPINLTAQVIWISAGDAKIPQGIGVKFTSHLDEVSMMVTRFKKNYGPTVPEKKMSASPV
- a CDS encoding phytanoyl-CoA dioxygenase family protein; its protein translation is MSSEAVSENFLERGYLDAIPILSQNAAQEIWGEVSGSLELNGPKRFKTHLLLPILDEVVKNTNIIRVVFSVLGTEDILVWSSDWCIKKANSSGFYSWHQDSTYAGMAIPEKAVTVWLALTPSTLASGCLCVVPGSHKWGQSAHEFKPSNENMLSRGQHIVISEKIADFTNEAVDLRLQPGEMSLHSFQSVHASGPNKTDYPRIGFDIHYYAADLQHESHITEKESAILVSGVEPENCSFIMESAPNQAMGVEEVLEWERAVGRENKNYFQDNPVRQTYHR